One Nicotiana tabacum cultivar K326 chromosome 23, ASM71507v2, whole genome shotgun sequence genomic window, aaaaagaaaagaaaagaaaaacaagatagTGAGAGCTAGAGTTATAACACAACGTGCTTTGGTGGTAATAACAAGTTTTGGGCACGTCTACCTTTTCTAATAAGGCAGTTGAACTGATTTAGTAGGTAAAATGTAGTTGGCTTTTATCAAAGGGTACAAGCCAATTTCCCTCTCTTCTCACTATTATCCTTACCCTAATTAAGAACATAAACTGTCCAACGCCTATCACCTACCTTCATCTATAAATTTCAAACATAAGTTCTTTTGTAACATTCTTCCAAATCTTGATCCCATCActtttttctttatcaaatgcATTATAGTTCAACGTTCATAGACGCCGGCGAAGcgccaccaccaccacctccgCCACCTCTTCCGCCGCCACTTTTACTATCTAACGATCTATCTCCGGCCAACTTCTTCATGCAACCTAATACTTCTATGTTGAATAATCATTTGCCACTGCATAATAACTCTCAAGTTGGTTGTGATAATATTGATTGGGCTGGGCTATTTTCGAGTTCAATTAATAATGGTATTGACGCAGGATGCTACGTTCATCGGGCTGCCCCTATTAATAATAGTACTGAGCCAACAACTATGCCAAACGTGTCGATAACTCCTAGAAATATTATTATGGAAGGcgaacaacaacagcaacaacaacaacacggTGGATATTGTAGAGACAAAGGAAAGTTTAGGAAGAGAAAATATGTACCACCTAGGATTGCATTTCATACGAGGAGCACTGAGGATATTCTTGATGATGGATTTAAGTGGAGAAAATATGGTCAGAAAGCTGTCAAGAATAGCACTCATCCAAGGTAAGCATGTATTCATGGAAATTTATTTTTATGTGCATAGATACGGTCAGACTTTTTTTATAATAGTATCATTATATAACAATCATTCACTGTAAAAgcaaaattaatttttatactATTTTATAATATAGGTTCTCTACAATAGCACTTtgcaaaaacaaccaaaaatgtttgaaacaaataaggttgttatagagaggtttgacagtagatacaaaatggtgatgaACAACGTATAATTAACTAGATCTAATTATGATGAACAATACGAAAATTGAAGAGTGCAAAAAATGATATATAAACTAACCTGAACTAGTTTGGAAATTGAAGAGTAACTAAAGTGATAATAACTTATATATATTGAAGAATTAAGTCTTAACTAGGGTGAAAATATCAAAGACATAAAatgcaaagaagaaaaagaatagaTGATATAGTAAATTCATCATGTGTACTTATTATAATGTCTCTTCAGTTTTTATGTAAAATATTTTCTTACGAAATGCATGCATAGTTTATGTTTAATCTTTATAAACTATATAGCGGAGTATATGAAATGAATCCGATGGTATATATAATAAATCCaaattttataattaactttTTAAGATGTTATTTCAGAGATTATATATCCTTAGCGAACTTCGTATGCGATCTAGGCCAAGAATTTAATTTTACTTTTATGAGGAAGTAAAATATGCGGGAGTATTCTTTTTTTAATACTATTTTTATCTTTTCCTCTTGGCGGATGAACCGATAAGACGAGTCATATATGAGTCTGCATTACTATGAAACTCTAATTTTGTTTTGCAAATCCTTTTTTGGTGTAAACGATAAATATGGTTTTTAAGTCTCATTCATTCTATCATGGTGTCACCTTTAATATTAGAAGCATTATTTCTATCATGCAATCCTCTATGTATTTCAACCATTTAAGATCGAATTCAATATCAACTCCTTCTTCCTTTCATTTTGCGTCGTTGTTGTAAAAATAAGTTTGGATCATGAGAATATCAAATGGCGAATCTAGAGTACAATATCTGCGTATGGATAAGATCAagtaattaaaaatattataataatagataaaactaaagataaaaacataaacaataatttcaaaaaataaataaaatatataaagataTAATTTAACTTATTATATACTATAGTaagtttaataaaaaattaaactttttaaatattacattatttaaaatttcagtaaaataatacaattagataagcaaggaacaaaaaaaaaagaactaaaatataaatttgtggaaaaatataaaaatataagactTATAATTAGAGTTACGATGAGAAAGTCGAACATATAACacaagtttaaaaaaataaaaatattttcagaataagaaaatatatatctatGTTACATTAAAAGAGAAGTATCATCAAAATATTAAGTCAATTGACAAGTTAATAAAAAGTCATATTAGTAAATGTATAGTACTaagtacttgctaatttaataaagaataaataaagaacaaataatttatttaattactaTATGATGCGTATCCTTTGATTCCACCAGAATCGGAAAGGCCTTTGATTTTGTAtagattttgttatattcatgtacattacattaaataataaaataacaactactaatatttactaaaataatatgatatatcatatcataACTTATAAGATTTAATATTCTGTCAAATTATCAGCGCTGGTTCAACACTAGTTATTATATAATAACTTGAGGTCGTATGAATCCTTAAGCTTCAAATCTGCCTATAAGAATATCCTAAAATCGTTTTAACAATCGACTAGTTTATTACATGTAGACTTAACATTTTCTCTCTAGCCAagtttgcattttttatttgtatGAGCATATGAGAATTAGGTTGTTCACCTTCTCAAGAAGAATGAGCATTATAAATTGTCACAACTTTGTCCAACTGCTATTCATACGATCATATGTATAATTAACTTACGTTAACAACAATGTTGGAAATAACTAATTCTCATACTTTGAATTCAACAGCATTTTATATATAACATTATTTCCTTATAGTAAAAATGTTCGCtactccttttttgttttttttgggtaACAGGAGTTACTATCGATGTACACATCACACATGCAATGTGAAAAAGCAAATACAAAGACTTTCAAAGGATACAAGTATTGTGGTGACAACTTATGAAGGAATTCATAACCATCCTTGTGAAAAGCTGATGGAGACCTTAAGTCCAATTTTAAAGCAACTTCAGTTTTTCGCCAGATTCTAAATATGTACTCTATTAATTATACTAAATGGGATATTATCTAAATGTCTCAAATTGAAAAGTAACATAACATATGTTGGTGTTTCATTGTGTTGATCACACGTAGCAAATCAAAGTGTACACTTCTGTATAGAAATGTAAATTATAATACCATACAGTCGAGAAAATGCGGATATATACTAATGTTACCATGTTATTTATTTATGTACGAATGGAAGAACTGCAGAATACAAGAATTTCTTGTAACTTTGTTATGTATTTACTTGACTATATGTTCCTTTTACCGAGATTCTAATTTTTTCGCTGACTTAGGGAATGGTAGTTTATCCTTTTCAAAAATTTTACTTGCTACTTTGCATAATTGAAATTCGACCTCGACACTTTAGCATCACCATTTCATTGACCTTCTTTTCCAATTAATCTAAGCTGCCTTCAGGTTGGAAACAACCAATTTGTTCTCAAAACATTTACTAGTTTTTTTTTAGGGGAGATTTTAACCAATCACAATTCGaacttaaattcttgaattttgatTATATTGCAAATGAAAGAAGAGGGAGATTTAAACAATCACTTTGGACTTAATATTTGAACCTTTTTAAAGATCCGTTCTACCACAATGCTCTACGAGAAGCTTAGAGTCTTTGGTGTAGATCTTGCTTCCATTTTCATTAGCTTTGATTTGCTATTAATCTTCAAGAAAGCAAGAGTTCTTTCGTACTGGCATTTCCGCTACAGGGCATTTGCTTTCTACACGATGAATGTACATTCAGTTTTCAGTGCAATTAACTCTCTTTTCTCAATTTACTGTCTCTAATGCATTGTATCATTGCATGTGATTGCAACCCTCATATGAAAGTAACCAAGAGCACAGTTGTTTTGCCTCACGCCATCTTCCAAGCTAATTAAAGAAAGCACGACAATCATAAGAGTTTTAACAAGTGTTTCTCCTTTTCGTGCATACCTTTCAACTCTTTATAATGCATCTTAAAATTCTGAAGTAACTGAACGGAAGTGTTTTCTGTTAACAAAATTATCACCTATTCAAAGTGACTAGCTGTTCTAGAAATCATGAACAAAGTACACCAATCAACTCACAGATAGCACATGTAAAGAATATTAATCCTCGGATAACTGAACTAGGTCTCCAAGTTTGTAGATCTCATTTTATTTCGTGTAGAGGTGCTGGAAAGGAAAGCTCACCCAGCACCAAGGAAGATCAATTAGTGAAAATATACAAAAACTATGACTTCAGAGCTATTGATTTACATTTGTACTAACTGTACTACTAAGTAGGTAAGTGCTTCAACATTTTCGAACTCAATTACTTGTACAAGACATGAGCGTGCAATATAACCGCCCCGCCTCTATGGTGCCATCCCACCCCTCAAGAACCCAAACAGAAGATGAAAGTGGGGGGCGAAGGAAGGACAAAATTGTCTCTGATGGAAAATCGACATGCATATCCGTAGAGGTTCTGATTACCGTTGAACTGACCAAAAGTTGGTGCTGCTTCTCGACGCAAGCTAATGCACACATCTGACTGTTCTGGCTGCTTTGAACAGTATTTCCTCTCAGCATAAACGCTGTTCAAAAGGTTTGAAACTGTAGTAGAGATGTTGGTGAGACATCAACTCAAGAGCTAGGCATATTGAGCAGCTCCAGTTAACAACCAATGTGAACTACAGTAAAAATAAACCACCTCTCCAATCGAAAGCCAAAACTACAATAGAAAATTTAAGAGTTGGAATTTAAGTAAAGTGGCACAGGGCTGTCATAGCTGGAAAGTGCCCAAATCACGGCCATGTTGGGtgagttttatttttctttgaccaACCCATTCTATTCTGTAAGAAAGATCAATATTCTGAAGCAGATGTTTAAATCTGTCCAGTTCATTCGACGCATTGTTCTCCTGCATGAAAGATAATCAAGAAATAAGACAGGACAATGGAGTAGCagatatatttttggaatttgacaaAACCAAAGTTGTCTTGCACAAATCATCTTTGGAGCCATAAGAATCTATGCAAAACAACGCTTATTCAATAGAAGAACATCTGGTTATAAGAACTGTCTCAGGAGTGCATACCTTTGGATTAGCTTCTCCATCTTTACCGAATACACTTGCCATTATGCTTGATCTATTAGCATTAGGCGAGAATCCCTCCCAAGGTGGGACAAAAATCAGTTTTGTGCACTGGACATGAACTAGATTCTTGCTCAGTTTCTCCCACCACACAGATCCCGACGAGTAAGACCACCATCTTATCATCATCCCAGTCTCAGAAAAAGCAACTACCCCCTACAAGTaaaacaacattgtataaaactTGTGGACGCAATCTTTCAAAGGTGGTATCATTGTGCACAATCAAGTGGATAATAAACATGCAATGCGAAACGCCTAACATTACACATTTGTTCTGTTTACAGCCCTTCTAATAACTTTAAACTCTACATTGACTCTTGTAGGACCAGGAAAGGAGGGCAACAAGTTAATGAAACAATGAAAATGTCTCTATCTcttaacaaaaaaagaaaaatctctTGTAGTGACTCGGATGCAGCAGTTCTATTAGTAGGGACTGGAACTCCTAATTGGCCATTTGCTAAAGGTACAAAGTACAAACCCATTCATGCAAC contains:
- the LOC107815437 gene encoding putative WRKY transcription factor 75, producing the protein MHYSSTFIDAGEAPPPPPPPPLPPPLLLSNDLSPANFFMQPNTSMLNNHLPLHNNSQVGCDNIDWAGLFSSSINNGIDAGCYVHRAAPINNSTEPTTMPNVSITPRNIIMEGEQQQQQQQHGGYCRDKGKFRKRKYVPPRIAFHTRSTEDILDDGFKWRKYGQKAVKNSTHPRSYYRCTHHTCNVKKQIQRLSKDTSIVVTTYEGIHNHPCEKLMETLSPILKQLQFFARF